A single Hypanus sabinus isolate sHypSab1 chromosome 24, sHypSab1.hap1, whole genome shotgun sequence DNA region contains:
- the LOC132380540 gene encoding uncharacterized protein LOC132380540 isoform X5, with amino-acid sequence MDLPRSSSAILLIMLIGRSTEVLVKAESIVILTTTYRCSPSSEKVVNLSAYNLSCDTPMASINNKPVIVPNNFSPPITNSTPGKNFTIRGCHTIQYICEPSIKSGNVEKRIIISGMENHINNTDEGIKDSGGHLTDGLENHKNNTNEGEKSSRNRFTLGIPLGFVIFIMLGLLVLMTVVKREKIKRLLRSCYQQEEFSRSQRLSALQEVI; translated from the exons ATGGATCTCCCTCGGAGTAGCTCTGCGATATTACTAATAATGTTGATCGGTCGCTCCACGGAGGTGTTAGTCAAAG CAGAATCCATAGTAATATTAACTACAACATATCGGTGTAGTCCATCATCGGAAAAGGTGGTAAACTTATCTGCATATAATCTGTCATGTGATACTCCGATGGCCTCTATTAAT aACAAACCAGTTATTGTCCCAAATAACTTTTCTCCACCAATAACTAACTCTACGCCAGGCAAGAACTTTACAATCCGTGGCTGCCATACCATTCAATACATCTGTGAACCGAGCATAAAATCG GGTAACGTGGAGAAACGTATAATAATAAGTG GAATGGAAAATCATATTAATAATACTGACGAGGGGATAAAGGACTCTGGAGGTCATCTTACAGACG GGTTAGAAAATCACAAAAACAATACCAACGAGGGCGAAAAGTCATCAAGAAATCGCTTTACACTTG GAATTCCTTTGGGATTCGTGATCTTTATCATGCTGGGCTTGCTGGTCTTGATGACTGTTGTCAAGAG agAAAAGATCAAACGCTTGTTGCGAAGTTGCTACCAACAGGAGGAATTCTCTCGATCACAGAGACTCTCTGCTCTCCAGGAGGTCATTTAG